Within the Megalopta genalis isolate 19385.01 chromosome 11, iyMegGena1_principal, whole genome shotgun sequence genome, the region ACAAGCGGCCGTTCTCGTGCCGGCGATAACGCGAATTTCGCGAGCATCGCAGTTACGCGAATTCTTCTTCGTTTCATTCGTCACGTACGCGCCCGTTTCTCGGCGACGAGATCTCGTTGCTCTTGATCTTGCACCGGGAATTGGAGCAGCCCGATATTTTCATGTTCGCCAATTATCGAATTACGTAACCGCCGATGTGCACAGATGAACGTGTATGCATAATTTCGTAATGCGAGCCGTACACTACGCGCCGAGCACATGATCTCGAGCGCGTTATAGATACGCGAGCGCGTTATTTCGCGTCGAGATATCGTCGGCGGTGCCTCTTAATTGTTGCTTACTTTCACGCGTCCCCGATTGTCCTACGCGCGACACTATAAATACATTTACATTCTCTATCCCGGCTTATTTGGGGCCGATGTTTATATTCATGAATTCCTGGCCCCCGATGCGATAATGTGAATCGGGACGGCGACGCTCGTTCCAGATAAATCGACTCCGAAATGCGAGTTCATTGATCAGCTGCCGGTGTTCTCGTCGCTTTTGCGTTTCCACCGACGTAGAATTGGAAATTGAACGGACGATCGTCGATGTTCTACCAGCGGTATTTGCTTTTCGGGAGGATTCTCCAGATAGGAGCGTTCCTGAGATGTTTCTATTTGTGTTTCGTACGTTGCCTTGTCAGTTGCAACGCGATACGCGGGTGCAGAAATAGAGCCCGGATAAATATCGTCGAAGATAAGCGAATTTGAAAAACAGGTCCGTAAATAATGGTAGACGggattgttcgttgtttgtacaACAACGACGACTTTTCAGTTGTCGTTTCAATGGTTGCACAAATTGGGAATGATTGTTGGATAGCATCGTAGTATGCTATCGTGTAGTATGATCTAATAAATTGGTTTGTAACATTTCAATTGTTTTGAACGAAGTATATACGAGTTCTCTTTATGTACATACATCTGATATAATTTTCTACTGaattaaatacttttgatataatcGATAATCGAAGATTCTAAAATTGTTAAATGCAACTGTGCATTTTAAAAGTATAGTGAGGTATTCTTCAACGAAgaatactactattattattaatactattattattatatatatatatatatatatatatatatatatatatactattatatatactgttattataatatataatatataatactattattattataatttctaattaaatCAAAGAGCTGCAACGAACGAATATGATACGATGAACGCAGGGAAATATAATGAAAGTAGAATTGATGACTCCTCTTCTTCcttttctttataatttttgatAAATTTGCACACATGTCcaatgtataaaatttatatataataaatttaatgtgTAGCATGTACATTTGCATGTTCttatatatttcttattttatattaaatttatcctGTTTTATGTGAAATCATTCTATTCAGCAATAACTGCTCTATTTAATTGGCAATAATTATGGTAATATGAGTTGAGAATATTTTGAGAACATAAAATGAAATTAGAATATTTTAGAAAGATAAAATAGATTGAACACATTCTAGATAcacatataaaataaattgtacaTATTTTACAAGCACTAAATAGATTGAGAATATTTCATAAACATAATATGAACATAAATTAAGATACTCGAGAAAATTTTATCTCTACCATTAAACTACGAccaaattaattaataacgaTTGTTGGTTTTCAGAGGCTCGCTGTCTTCGCGGCAGACATCCAGCAAAGATGTTTCAGCGTAAGTCCGTTGAGCTTCGCTGCCGCGAAAGTGGCAATGTCCAAATTCGACAAAACTGCCTACCTTCCGTATGACAAATTGGAGGCGAACCTGAAGGTTGTGAAAAAAAGGTAACTATTGCAAAAGTATACATTGCAAAAGTAGCTGTCCAATGATCAATGGATCACGGACTGACAATATTTCTGAAATTGTTTCAGGTTAACCCGACCATTAACGCTCTCCGAAAAAGTTTTGTACTCCCATCTTGATGAACCCGCTAAACAAGAGATTGTCCGAGGTACAAGCTACCTCAGGTTACGGCCGGACCGTGTGGCTATGCAAGATGCCACTGCTCAGATGGCTATGTTGCAGTTTATCAGCTCAGGCACGCTATCTTCTACCGTCTATCTCAATCCTCGTACGCTCCTCTGCCGGAAGCTCATCGATCTTCTATTTTAAACGCTGCAAAATCTTTCGTTCGTCTGCAATTTTACCGCCTTGCAACGCAATTTGTTCGCGAGTTAACGAGCGACGTCAGATATAACAATAAGTTAGAAATTACTTCTTTACTCAAACTAAGTTTGAATGGATACAGGTTTCATAAAGCAAAAATATTCTAATCTCACAAGTACCATAACTTGCCATAATCTTTCAAGACAGACATTCGAGTTGCTAGATTTGAAACGTTCCGCAGAAACGATCGAGCAAACCATGTCGATGTAAAATTAATAGCAATCGGAAGACGAACTCTGGTGACTTTCGAGGAGCGTACGACATCGAAGACTGCTCCATGAATTTTTCTAACAATCGATTCACCTCCACAGGACTGCCGCAGGTCGCCGTTCCTTCCACCATCCACTGCGATCACTTGATTGAGGCACAAATCGGCGGTGATCAGGACTTGAAGCGCGCGAAGGACATCAACAAGGAGGTGTACAACTTCTTGAAAACCGCAGGCGCGAAGTACGGCGTCGGTTTCTGGAACCCCGGCTCCGGTATCATTCACCAGATCATCCTCGAAAATTACGCGTTCCCGGGTTTGCTCATGATCGGTACCGACTCGCACACGCCTAACGGCGGAGGACTGGGCTGCCTCTGCATCGGTGTCGGTGGCGCGGACGCTGTCGACGTGATGGCCAACATCCCATGGGAGCTGAAGTGCCCTAAGGTGATCGGGGTCAAGCTGACCGGCGAATTGAAGGGCTGGACCAGCCCCAAGGACATCATCCTGAAGGTGGCCGGCATCCTCACGGTGAAAGGAGGCACCGGAGCTATCGTCGAGTACTTCGGGCCAGGTGTAGACAGCATCAGCTGCACCGGTATGGCCACCATCTGCAACATGGGCGCCGAAATCGGCGCCACCACCTCGATCTTCCCCTACAACTTCCGTATGCAAGATTACTTGAGGGCTACCGGCCGCTCGGGGATCGCCGATGCCGCGGATTTGCACAGAACCAGTCTCCTGACAGCGGACAAGAATGCTAAATACGACCAGATCATCGAATTGGACCTCTCCACCTTGGAGCCCCACGTCAACGGACCCTTCACCCCTGACCTCGCCCATCCGATCTCGAAATTGGGTAAGTGATGCGCTGGTTTTCGATCGGTGTGCACTTGAAAACGTTGCCCGAGCTGTCGGCAACTGACTTGTTTGCGACGCACGCTGTCGCAATCGGCCCAGAAACCGATTGTGCAAGCATAGAGTAGCCTCAGACGACTAGGATTATGAGCCGTTTGCGACCAACCGGGGGAAGGAAAGGAGAAAGACGCGGTTCCTTTGTTAATGTTGCTAAACCGTCCACGTGACAACCGGTTTCGCTGCGACGACGTGTCTGCGTTTCGAAATGCACACCAGGAAAATGCGGCTCTAATATTGACCTTGATACTATGTTTAGCGAGCGAATTCAtctgtttttaagtcgatttcGTGCTTTAAGAGAGTTTCGAATAGCGACAGACGTTTGGACGGCGAGAAAACTGACGTTAAAATGTAGGCTTATTTCGATCGGTCTTGATGACAAGGAATATGATTATGGTTTGGTGCAGTTGATCGATAATCGAAAGACGGTAGAATGACTTTTAAACGCAGTTATCTCGAAGTAATTGGCATAATCTTGTAGACAAACTTGAACGTCTTTTACGTGGACAGCTCAATTCTAGCGACGAATACTGTTTGAGAAGCTGAGTACACAGCTTCAATCGATGTTGAAATCAAGTGATTGACACTCAAACAGTAGTAAACCTTGTCTTGGAAAAACTGTAGTgatcttgaaataaccttgacgcGTTCAATCTCGAAGACAAAATATGAACACAAACACTTAATGTTAATTGAACAGGGAACAGACTGAATTCAAGTTTGAGTTAATATTTCGATAATAGCAAAACCAGTAAGAAAAGAATCGCAGCGACCTTGAAATGATCTTGACCAATCTATACTTGAATATAAACATTGAACACTAGTATTTTCGTTAGAAAGGAAGTCTGTGCAATGGAAAGTGTCGGACAAATTGAATTTGAGTTTGAGTGAACGTTTGCACACAGTAAAATCGACCTGAAGAGAATTGTAGCGACCTTGGAACGACCTTGACCGGTCGAAACGTCGCGATTACAATTTCATACGGCTACTTTATGCAAAGACACAGCGTTTAAATGTTCAAGCGGAATTGTATACGTTTTCTTAGCGGTTTATGAATTGCCGGGGAAATTCgtgaaataattttgtcaatGATTGCGATTAGGTTCAACTGCCAAGCAGAACGGTTGGCCCAACGAGATCAAGGTCGGCCTGATCGGTTCCTGCACGAACAGCTCCTACGAGGACATGGGTCGGTGCGCGAACATCGCGAAACAGGCTCTGGAACACGGATTGAAATCGACGTCGGCGTTCAACGTTACGCCTGGATCCGAACAAATCCGCGCCACAATCGAGCGTGACGGAATCGTGAGTTCCTTTTTAGTATGCCAATAGTGCTACCTAAGCCGTGTTAGATAGCTCGTAGACAATTCGAGTTTTCGCCACTGTGTGCCTGATACCGTGCCAAGCGTTGGTACACGATGCTTCAGCAGCCACCAGCCGACCCACGCCAAATTCTTAATTTGGATCGGATCGATGTATTTTGACTTTTGACAATGTGAAATGGAAAAGTAGGCACCCGAGAAATTGCACAGAACGATCTCGAGAgacttatttatattatagttgCCATTTATTTATACGAAGTCTAATTGTGTCAATGGTCTAGACTTTTCTGAATGCAGCTATGGAGATATTCGGCTAGCAGCTCGTTGTTTTCGATGATATAACTTCGACGTTTATTTTCTTCCGTTAGTGGCTATTCATGACATTCGAGATTCTTATTAGTAGACCGTGGATCCTCATGCAAATTTCCTCATTTTCATCAACAGTTTACATAAATTAGGATTGAAGAAAAGTTTCTGTTCGTCTAGCAGCAGATTATTTATTACCAGACTGCGggtttttctgcaaaataaaaattgtctaagttgATTGTAATCACTTTAATAAGTTCTacgtaatataaaaatattctctaatcgttctcatgtatttatgaTTTCACTTTtctcaaaaatgcataaaatatccgcagtcgactcaatacaaaatgaaaatagaaATGCTATTGAACATTGTTTATTACGTTTTCTAGTATCTTGAAAATCTGTAAATTCAATGACTGcctaaagatccacagtctggtTATTACTGTCATTTTAGAATGTTAAGACAATCGTTTACGATTAACTTCAGTAATTTGTAACGATTGCGAATGCTATTTCGAACGATTTGAGGAGTCGCAAGAATTATTTTGAATCAGTCATTTCTGTATGTTTCTTATTCTTGCCAATTTTTCAGAATCTCTGTTCACGTTAATACGTTTCCTTTCTTGTGATTTTTGTGTACCGCTTTGAAAGCTTTAGGGAGACGAGACCAATGGAAATTTTCGGGCACAAACTTCGTTTCAGTATTTGTACGATTGCGAATGGTTCAGGTCGAAGTCCAATCTAAATATGAATCAACTGCAATCTATAGTGAATCACCTTTGAATATCTTAACATACAATTGTGATAACTAATTTGATTGACAGACACTTGTCATTCACTGTACAAACAACGACGTACATTTGCAATCTAAATTCGAGTACTTCATTAATCGCCCATGAAAGATACCGTCGACGATGATAAAATACATGACCTACAAAAATGTCTCAAAATACCAAGATAATtgacaaaatatataataatctgtTGATGCGACGATAAGCTTGAAGAATATACTCTCatttaaaatagaaaatgcGTTCATCTATTGTTGTCAAATCATTAAAAAAATGTGGTGCTAGAATTGCTTTCAAGACTCATTTCTGAGATCAAAAATATTCTGCTAAATAAATTCCTGCGAATAATGACACGATGTTCCTTCTAGGCAAAAACGCTCCGAGAATTCGGAGGAACCGTGTTGGCGAACGCCTGCGGACCCTGCATCGGCCAATGGGATCGTAAGGACATCAAGAAGGGCGACAAGAACACCATCGTCACATCGTACAACCGTAACTTCACAGGACGTAACGACGCGAACCCAGCCACCCACGCCTTCGTCACCAGCCCCGAACTGGTCACAGCTCTGTCTATCGCTGGCCGATTGGACTTCAATCCAGTTACCGACAAACTGAAGGGCAAGGATGGCAAAGAGTTCCTTCTGAAGGACCCCTTCGGTGAGTCGATGATAACGCGAGCTAATTGTCGTGGGAATAAGTCGACGCGCGAAACGTTACGAGAACGATAAGCTTCTAATGGCTCCCGACGACGCGTTAATTTGTGAATAATTATGGATGAGTCATAGTTCACGACTCTCTCTTTCGTAACAAGTCTCCGTTGTCCCCACAGTACACCGAGTCTTCGACGGATTGAAAATAAAACTGATTACCGTCTTTGGAAGCAAATGAGCTGTTTCCATTTACGTTCTACTTAATAGTTAATAGCCTCTTGGAATgttttagtaattttaatatttaatacgtAGTTGCTTCGCGTGCCGCTTTTTATCATGGAGACACGAATGCAATATTTAGTAGCAGCTCGTTAGCAGCGCATAATAATGTGTATTTTTGTGATAATAAGAAGAGATCCTATGTTGGCTTTGTTATTATAAAGCGACGTTTGTGACGTCTGATCTGTGTACGATGATTTGTATAGTTACTTGCTCGTTTAGTCTTCATGTTCGTTCGTCTGGGAGACCTTTAATCAGAAGAATCATTTATAATTTGAcggattataatattatgattgCACAACGTACAAACATTTTCTTAAATTAGCAAAATGCAAACTGCAATGAATGCAGTATATTGTTTCAGTTTGCTTTCGATTGATTGGGGGATTTATGAACGGAATTATGGCGAGAATTAGGCTACATTCAGTTCGAGTTTAATTCTTCATTTGCATAAACTTTACAGTCTAGTCGTAAGACGTTATATACTTTTTAACAACGGCTATAATTGACGAGAATTAATGacatcatgtttaccacaagaaGCCTCCTATGGGCAAATCGAATCCTTCGTCACCCTATGAATTCTATGAATGTTTAAATCATTCAAGTCATGCCTACTGTTCTATAGAAACAAAGATTTCCTATGAATTGTGTCGGCTTTCATAAAGGTTTGATTGAATTGCGTGAATGTTCCAGGCGATGAGCTCCCGAGCAAAGGTTTCGACCCTGGCATGGACACCTACGACATGCCGCCAAACGACGGTAGCAAAGTGAAGGTCGACGTGGACCCGAAAAGTCAGAGATTACAGCTTTTGGAACCATTCGATAAATGGGACGGCAAAGATCTGACCGACCTGACGGTTTTAATCAAAGTCAAAGGAAAGTGCACAACTGATCACATCTCTGCCGCTGGTCCGTGGCTGAAATATCGTGGCCACTTGGACAACATCTCCAACAACATGTTCATTGGGTAAGCTGAACAAATCGTGGAATTTCGAAGGCCAGGAAAGAACTCGTCGAGCACATTAGCCACAGAATGCGAACAATGCCATTACGATAGCTTCTAAAAATCAATTGTTGTTATTTCATTGTCACTTTCTTTCATCGATCTTCAATATTGCTAACGGAGAATGTTCAAGAAGTTCGAAGATCTCAAGCACAATGCATTATCGGTTTAGGATAATAATTTACACCTTGTTTTCTATTTCACCTTCTTAATTCggtgattaaccctttgcactcgagtggtgactctgaggcaccattaaaatttgttacaccatttttatattaataacaaagtttacatttaaaaaCTTGTTAAGAGAGCGTAACTGTTGCGTGAGTcacaagaatcaatttcatatgcgtaaAGTGCgctttatcatataaaataaaaatagtataagccagaaaaattattttagatttacagttgaaatagcttcgagtgcgaagggttagtAAATAAAATCTGCATTCTGTCACGAATAAGACGCGCATAAAATAACCACGCGATTTTTCAGCGCTGTCAACTTCGAAAATGGTGAAGTGAACAAGATCAAGAACCAGCTGAGCGGTTCATGGGGAGGTGTGCCGGACGTGGCCCGGGACTACAAGAAAAAAGGCGTCAGATGGGTAGCCGTTGGCGATGAAAACTACGGAGAGGGTTCGTCTCGGGAGCACGCCGCTTTGGAGCCCAGACATCTCGGTGGCCGTGCCATCATCGTGAAGAGCTTCGCCCGTATCCACGAAACCAACCTGAAGAAGCAAGGCTTGTTGCCTTTGACCTTCGCCGATCCTAGCGACTACGACAAAGTCCAGCCCACCGATAAGATCAGCCTTTTGGGACTGAATGACCTCGCACCTGGCAAGGTACGTGTTCAATAATCGCTTCGTTTCGTCTCTTGGTTTAACAGCTTGGCCGAAATCGCGCGACAATCGTTTCGTTCGCGTCGTTTAATCGTAATTTTAATCGTAATCGGTTGGAACGTAATTTTGGCATTTTATGCATTCCAACAAACTCAAAGCGATAGCTTTCTCGTTCGTTTTCTTTTCGAAAATGAAAACAACGCATAACAATTTCACGATTATATTTTCTTATGTGAACGTTCTAACGTCTCTGGCAATTTTCGCTACGTTTACTAAGATTGTTATTATTGTACACGAAACGTAGACACCGAGCAAGCGTAACCGTTTCACTCGTGTCATCGAAAATAAGAAATCCCCAGAATAGATAACGCGCTAATCGGCGCTGACGAAAGATAATAATTTGACACGGATCCCGAAATTCCCACGAAAACATCGCAATTCTTTCGTCGAAAAATTCGCCAGCGATATAATTCTAAAAACGCAATTTCGATATCGGCCGGTTAATAACGGAGCTCATTTGCGCCACAAATATCCTTCTTTCGCAAGTGAGTTCCGT harbors:
- the LOC117219129 gene encoding aconitate hydratase, mitochondrial; translation: MLYCSRIVSGQRLAVFAADIQQRCFSVSPLSFAAAKVAMSKFDKTAYLPYDKLEANLKVVKKRLTRPLTLSEKVLYSHLDEPAKQEIVRGTSYLRLRPDRVAMQDATAQMAMLQFISSGLPQVAVPSTIHCDHLIEAQIGGDQDLKRAKDINKEVYNFLKTAGAKYGVGFWNPGSGIIHQIILENYAFPGLLMIGTDSHTPNGGGLGCLCIGVGGADAVDVMANIPWELKCPKVIGVKLTGELKGWTSPKDIILKVAGILTVKGGTGAIVEYFGPGVDSISCTGMATICNMGAEIGATTSIFPYNFRMQDYLRATGRSGIADAADLHRTSLLTADKNAKYDQIIELDLSTLEPHVNGPFTPDLAHPISKLGSTAKQNGWPNEIKVGLIGSCTNSSYEDMGRCANIAKQALEHGLKSTSAFNVTPGSEQIRATIERDGIAKTLREFGGTVLANACGPCIGQWDRKDIKKGDKNTIVTSYNRNFTGRNDANPATHAFVTSPELVTALSIAGRLDFNPVTDKLKGKDGKEFLLKDPFGDELPSKGFDPGMDTYDMPPNDGSKVKVDVDPKSQRLQLLEPFDKWDGKDLTDLTVLIKVKGKCTTDHISAAGPWLKYRGHLDNISNNMFIGAVNFENGEVNKIKNQLSGSWGGVPDVARDYKKKGVRWVAVGDENYGEGSSREHAALEPRHLGGRAIIVKSFARIHETNLKKQGLLPLTFADPSDYDKVQPTDKISLLGLNDLAPGKPVSAEIKHQDGKVDKITLNHTMNDQQITWFKAGSALNRMKEISAGK